In one Rhodococcus sp. B50 genomic region, the following are encoded:
- a CDS encoding WhiB family transcriptional regulator → MPAPHTLPGPNADLWDWQMHGKCRGVDSSVFFHPDGERGRARAQRENRAKELCRTCPVLARCRDHALAVAEPYGIWGGMSETEREMYTRQRRRKVAV, encoded by the coding sequence ATGCCTGCACCACACACACTGCCCGGCCCCAACGCCGACCTCTGGGATTGGCAGATGCACGGCAAGTGTCGTGGTGTGGACTCCTCGGTGTTCTTCCACCCCGACGGTGAGCGCGGTCGCGCCCGTGCCCAGCGGGAGAACCGCGCGAAGGAGCTGTGCCGCACCTGCCCTGTACTGGCCCGCTGCCGCGACCATGCTCTGGCCGTCGCCGAACCGTACGGGATCTGGGGCGGCATGTCCGAGACCGAGCGCGAGATGTACACGAGGCAACGACGGCGGAAGGTTGCGGTGTGA